The genomic segment GACTCCTGTGGCTCTAAGGGCAATTTTCTTCCATTAACTTTACCATCTGGCTGACCTCACCTGGCAGCTTGTCACAGGGGATGCTCAAACTCCCAAGAGGGACTGACAAAGCCTCTCCAAGGTTGGGTGCATCTGAAAGGCAGACAGGTACTCACCTCAAAGTTCATGGAGATGGGAGGCCGAGCCCACTTCTTCTTGTCGTTGGTGGGCAGCAGTTCAATCTCCGCGCTGATCTGGGATTCCTTCATTCCAGCCATACGTTTTATCCTATTGGAGAAAGCTCAGAAGTGAGAGCAGGCCAGGGTTTGTGCTCCCCATCACTACAAAATGTCAGGGCAGACAGGAGCACTGAACAGATCCTGCCTCCCAGAGGCCTTCCCTGCAGGCCAGCCCCAACACGCTCACTTACTTCCAGACAATGGCATTCTCACTGGCCTTGTACTTTGCCTTCCCTTTCATGCAGATGACTTGCACTCCACTGGTATTGAGGGGCGTTGGGATCCGGACCTGGAAGGCACAGTCTGGTAAGGGGGGGCAAGGACACTGCAGCCTGGGCAATCTGGGCAGTCTCAGACAGTCTGCCCTGCACCCCTTGGGCCTtctctctcccagctcagggccCAGAGAACATCAGCCATCACAAGGCATCCTAGGCTAGTTATCCAGTTTCTTGCTTTGAAATACACATTCACAGTTCCATAATACACAAAGTCAGTAAGCAACAGGTCAGAGATCAGCATGCTGCAGGAATCCTGGGTAATGTTGGGAAGATGAGCTCAGGAAGGATGCCAGGCATTGCAGCAGGCTCCGGACAGCCCAGCCTTGCAGCAGTAAGCCTTCTCAGATGGGGACTAAGCTGCAAAGCCACCCCTAGCCTGTCTTACACAGCTCACAGCCTGCTGCCTGTCTGACATACCATCAGATCATGCAGACAGAAGAACATGAAATTTTCACAGTGGCTGAGGAATTAAGTGAACAATTGCTGCAGGGATGGAATGAGGCCCTTGCCAAGGCAGCTCTGCAAATGAAAACAGCTTCCACCTCCCTACTCTACAGCACCTCCTTCCCACAAAACAGCAGCACCACACATCTAAGAGATAAATCAGTTCACTTTTTTAGCCCTGTTCAAGCTTGAAGACTCATCTGTGAGAACTCTACTGCAGTGGACATAAACAAGAGGCATGACTTCCAGGCACAAGATACcacagttggtttttttttctcttacctcTATCTTCTGGGCCAGCAAGGAAGGTTTGAAATTTGATTTGATCACCACCTTCACTTCCAGCTTGGTCCGGCCCACCTCCCGCACCAGTGGGATCACACGGAAGGGAAGGATAATGTCCTTCGTGGTTCGGTATCTGCAGGGATGGAAGTTACAGTGAACTCTGAGGAGGAGTTAACTCCCTTATGCCTCAAACTGTATCACCCTCCTAAAGAGATAGCCTCTGAATATGCCAAACAGCTTGGAAACATCAGCCAGAAAGGGAAACATGCCAGAAGGAAATAGCAGTTAAGATCCGTGCTGCTGTAGGGCAGCAATGGTTTCTTGTATCTCAAGTTTTGTATCTGGTTCCTGCCAACAGCCTTGTTCAAGGACACCAGTGTTAAACACTAAAAACAACAGATACAAGAAGctcaaaagcaagaaaacccaATCCAACACCATGGTTAtggcaaagaaaaccaaacacagcTGGGCTTCCACATTTGTAACAGATGGATTTGTGGGACACCCTACAGATTCCACTCTGAAAAGGGGGTGGTGTGTATTTCTTAAGTGCTCAAGGGCTGCAAgtctgcctgggagcagcaacATTACTGTAGCAGCAAGCAGATGCCAACACCAGCCTGTTCACCCTCCACCCACAGTACCTCATGAGCTCAAATTCTCCATCTGGTGGAATGAAGCTGATGCTCCTCTCAGAATCAAACTTGCTGAGCCTCACACACTGGTGGAAAGTGCAGTCATCAATGGCAATTGACTGTTTGCCgctgaaaacacaaaacacagttAGAGAAGcacaagctgcagctctggtaTCTTGGTGCAGTCAAAATCTGTCCAGGCAGAAACTACTCTACAGAGCATGTTGCCATCGCAGGTGTCCAGGAAatggggaggcagggagagattTAGGGGACAGCAGCCTCTTGGCTCAGACTTTCCTTGTTTCACCAccacaaaaatcagatttcaggAAGCTTGTTGGAAAGaattttctccctcctctccccaaaGAGGAGAGAGCTTAGAAGAGCACCCTTGTCATAGCCAGCACAACAAGGCTTGGgtctgcctgccagcagcactcagtACTGCAAAGGCAACTCTGCCAGCCCAAGTCTTCCCACAGCACAGttcaaaggagagaaaacactTTCCTGTCCACAAAGCTATCCCACTGCCACACAGCCAGGAAATGCCAGGTTCAGAGTCTTCCTGTTCAGAAATCTCTTCACAGCTGTTCATTTCCATACTGCCAGCAGGTGGTTTGATTCTGAACCAAATCACCAAAACCATGACATTGTGACATACAAGTCTGTATCTCTCCTAAAAATGTGATGAGCTACCACCTGTCCATGTATGTGCACCAGCCTAACCTGCCAGCACTGAACTTGTGCCAGGTACTAATTCCTGAAAATAAAGGTCGTAGGCCAGCCAAAACCCCTCAGCTACTGAGAGGGACCAGAAAGCAGGAGCAACAGAAGAGGCAGCAGTGTAGAGAAGGTGCAGCAGTGTATCACTATGGTATTGAGGCTGCCTCAATTGCTGGAAGCAACAGGACAGCCATGCCAATATGCCAAGATAGTGTGAGAACTACAGCAGGTTTAGTTCTCCTAGGAACCACCACTCCCTACACCAAGGGGAAGCAGACTGACCCCCAGGCTGACTGGCTGTCTAGTTACACAACCACCAGTGGTCTGGTTTGTGCTTCAAAAGGAGGAGTTAGTATTTCCTAATCTGCTGCCCAGATGACAACCAATCTTAGTCAACTGATTTctatttctttgcaaaacagCTGAGAAAGCCTCTGCCTAGGATTGCTCCAGGTCTCAGGCAGCATTACTCAGGGTTGGCCTTCCCACAAGCTAGACCCCAAAAAGCAACTGATAGCAGCTGTCCCTTTTGGTCACCTCATAACTAAATGCTTCTGGAGAGTAATGTCTCTAAGCTGGAGATGCCCACTGGATAATTACAGAACCACCTACCAAGAATCCCTGTTCATCTTACTTCTGTAATTCAAAAAACTACCATATTTACTGGCAAAGGCAGTTGGCACAGGAGCTTTGGGACAGTATACTGACTCTTCAAGGCCTGtgcaattaatattttcactAGAGTAAATCCTCAGCCATCTCAGGCTCATTCATTTTCCTAGCTCAATTCAGTTACAGGAAAGATGGCTTAAAGGTGACAGTGAAGTGATAGCTCTTGGCTTGGTTCTGAGAGAAAAGGCAAATAGCAGTTCAGCTCCATTTACAGGAACCATCATGGAAAGTGTCTGAGATCCAAGTTACATGCACAAGTCACACAAAGCAAGAGACAAAGGGAGAGCAGAGTGCACACAAAGCTGAAGCAGATTATCTACCTTCCCAATTCACTGGGggtcagcaaaaaaaaaaaaaaaaaaaacaaccaagagAAATACAGATGAGTTGCAAATGGTTAGTGAGACGAAAGTGGCAGTCCTGTTGCTTTTATCTCTTCACCCCaagcaggaaagctggagaaggGGTTAGGAGCTGTTTGTTTTCAGCTTCAATGTGGGTACTGACAGAggtgcagctgggagggagcataGCTGGGCTCTCAGAAAGGATGTGCCTCCTACTCACACAACCACTGATCACCTGTAAGCAGGAGGGGCTTCCCCAGTCTTTGTTCTACTTTGTGGGAACAGTCCAGATAAAGCAGGCAGAAGGATTCTTTCACTATTTCTTGGGAGCACTGCTACTGCTTTTATGATTAAGAGCACTGAGCAAAACTGCTAGAGATACAGATTATAGGAAAATCCATCTTGGGGAGGTATTTCCAAGTGCAAGAACTATACACTTAAAACTATGTTTGAATCTTAATACTTAAAGAGCTGAAGAGAAGCCCTCTGTATTGAGGCCCTCAGAATGGTAGCTTGCATGACAACTGATCTACCCAAAGTTAGCAGTACCatctgaagggaagaaaaaaccccagcttttAGTCTGTCAGATCAGAAGAGCTATTAAGGGCTGCCCTTTCATAAGAATCCCTGGTGGCAAGTGGTCACCAGGTCCAAACCTCTTACCTTTTCCCCGTTTCATCCGCAGTCCCTTTGCCCTGTTTTTCAATGACAATCTTGTCATTCATGCCAAACTTGCATTCTGGCATTCCACTCAGATAACTCTTCATCACCACTCTGCCAGAGACATGGGCACTCAAAACCTGACCTGGTTAGAGAAGACCACAGTTCAGAACACTTACAAGAGTCACCActcacaaaccctgagcagGAGAAGGATGCCAGCTCAGCACCACCTACTTACCCTGTGGGGACATTAAGAGATTCACACTCTCCAGCACATCAAGAAAGAGTTCATTGCGACGGTATTTGATTCCTTCACGTCTCCATCCAATCTGTCCAGTCACCTGGCTGGTGATCTGCGACTGCTCTTCCTTGGtctgaagagaagaaatgaCATCTTAGACATAAACAAACTACTCTAAATAAATTCAAAGACTAAGAAACCTTGCTCTGAATCTAAGAGCAAACACTTGCCATTTACTACACATAAAAGTTTTTGTCACTTAGATACGGGTACTGTGACACCTCACATGATTTGGTCATTCCCTCCTCAGAACACCAAATTCTATGCCTAACCAAGAATTTGCCATAGCAACATCAGGGAatgttgttctgttttgttaGCAAGTCCATTAGGCTACCTCTTAGTGCAGGGTGGCATGGGCTCCAACAATGGCACTCAAATAATATCTCAGACTGTCACATCAATCCATATTAAGCAGAGAAGCTTAACATGGATTGATGTAGCAGTTCACACCCCTATTCAATATGAAAccccagggacacaggagaGCTAATCCCCAAGGCCGGTTTCTTAATAACTGCAGTCATAAAAGTTACATaccaacacaaaaccaaaatgcatcTAACAGCACCCAGGCTCTAAGTCTCCAAAGAGTCCcaagggctgtgctgagaggcacagagagattTCCTACCTGATGCTAGAGGTGGGGTCCAGTCACACGCAGAAAGTCAAGAAGTAGGTGTATAGTAGCAAGTGCAGTGTAGACAGGGTTAAGAGGCAAGCAGGTCAATAGcaagagaagggaggaagggagaaagaggCAGATTAGGCTTAAGGCTACCTgaggacaggaaaaaagcagGTCAGCTCTTTGTTAATTAGGGAGCTAATTAGCACAAACAAGATGAGGGGTTTTCACCTTTAGCTCCCTGCAGGAAACCCAGCACTCCAACAGTGATATTAATTTTCAGACTTGGCCCATTATTGACAATCCAAACGCAaggtggagcagagggagagacAGGCAAAATACCACTCCCAATAATGTTTCTCTTAGGAACAGACTCATGCTGGTTTTCCTAATGCAAATCCTGGATGTCTACCATGTCACAGATGCCCAGACTATGGGAAATATCAGGCAATTTGGGTCCTGGATAAAGTGGTATCCTTgttaattctgcttttccacacAACAATGGCCCAAGACACAAGTGGgctctcccacagcagccctgcagtaGGCCCACAGGGTGGCAGTGCATGATCTCAGCTTCACACGCTCTTGCCAAAGACATCGTCAGTTCCTGAGCAAGCACAGTCTCATCATCTAAGAGACAGAGTTTTATACTCCCCTGAGAACCACCTAGGTAAGTGCTCAATACAGTACACAAAGTACCTCTCTTGTCTGTCCCACAAAAAAAGCACTGTCTTGTTCAATGCTTTGTTGAGGCTTTAGAAGAATACGTAGATTTAATACCCAGAGCTCTGTCTTCCAAAGGGACATTGATCATGTGATGACATTCTCATCTCCTGCAACAGCACCACTACCCTGACCTGACACTTACTCTGTGAAGTGACCAGATGGATCTGGAAGTAGCTGCTGAAGTTGAGACCACCCAGCAGCATGAGTATTCCCTAAGGGAGGCACTGAAGACACCTGGGTTTGAAGTTTCATTTCCAATCTTTCATTGAGAACAAAGTCAAAAAGTCGAGTTTGGAAAGTCTGCCATAAGTGGATTTTGCTCCTTAAATTCCTCAGGACACAAGCCCAAGGAAAGCATCACCGGGAACTACATGAAGATAGGAAAAACAGATGATAGGCCAGATGATTCAGACCCAGATTTTGGTCCTGGGTATCTGTGTGAACTGGCTCTAAGTCAATGAGGAGCTGAAGGCTAGAAGTATCAGAGTAGAGAGCAGATAAGGAAACATGGCAGGTACTGTTTCAACTGATGCCCTTGCCATCCTGTGCCTGC from the Camarhynchus parvulus chromosome 9, STF_HiC, whole genome shotgun sequence genome contains:
- the AP2M1 gene encoding AP-2 complex subunit mu isoform X1, with protein sequence MIGGLFIYNHKGEVLISRVYRDDIGRNAVDAFRVNVIHARQQVRSPVTNIARTSFFHVKRSNIWLAAVTKQNVNAAMVFEFLYKMCDVMTAYFGKISEENIKNNFVLIYELLDEILDFGYPQNSETGALKTFITQQGIKSQHQTKEEQSQITSQVTGQIGWRREGIKYRRNELFLDVLESVNLLMSPQGQVLSAHVSGRVVMKSYLSGMPECKFGMNDKIVIEKQGKGTADETGKSGKQSIAIDDCTFHQCVRLSKFDSERSISFIPPDGEFELMRYRTTKDIILPFRVIPLVREVGRTKLEVKVVIKSNFKPSLLAQKIEVRIPTPLNTSGVQVICMKGKAKYKASENAIVWKIKRMAGMKESQISAEIELLPTNDKKKWARPPISMNFEVPFAPSGLKVRYLKVFEPKLNYSDHDVIKWVRYIGRSGIYETRC
- the AP2M1 gene encoding AP-2 complex subunit mu isoform X2, yielding MIGGLFIYNHKGEVLISRVYRDDIGRNAVDAFRVNVIHARQQVRSPVTNIARTSFFHVKRSNIWLAAVTKQNVNAAMVFEFLYKMCDVMTAYFGKISEENIKNNFVLIYELLDEILDFGYPQNSETGALKTFITQQGIKSQTKEEQSQITSQVTGQIGWRREGIKYRRNELFLDVLESVNLLMSPQGQVLSAHVSGRVVMKSYLSGMPECKFGMNDKIVIEKQGKGTADETGKSGKQSIAIDDCTFHQCVRLSKFDSERSISFIPPDGEFELMRYRTTKDIILPFRVIPLVREVGRTKLEVKVVIKSNFKPSLLAQKIEVRIPTPLNTSGVQVICMKGKAKYKASENAIVWKIKRMAGMKESQISAEIELLPTNDKKKWARPPISMNFEVPFAPSGLKVRYLKVFEPKLNYSDHDVIKWVRYIGRSGIYETRC